A genomic segment from Chloracidobacterium sp. encodes:
- a CDS encoding phosphoribosylanthranilate isomerase: MVKTQVSGIMNYHDAALALDAGADALAFDLNPRSEYHIAPAAVREIADRLPPFVPIIGVFHNEFNFEALRSMVEAAKVSVIQLDGNESADYCRQLGAWRLVKKLRVGEDFDVTRVKTYPVAAVLLEGESTEGQGGRLFDWRLAAAAKQYARVILSGGLTSENVAAAIRTVKPYAVNVREGVESTPGRKDRIKLQTFMLEVERGKQEAAKSTTGRLPRLV, translated from the coding sequence ATGGTCAAAACCCAAGTCAGCGGCATTATGAACTACCACGACGCCGCGCTCGCTCTGGACGCTGGAGCGGATGCGTTGGCTTTCGATCTCAACCCACGTAGTGAGTATCACATTGCACCAGCGGCCGTACGTGAGATTGCCGACCGGCTGCCGCCCTTCGTTCCGATCATTGGCGTTTTTCACAATGAGTTCAATTTCGAGGCGTTGCGCTCGATGGTCGAGGCGGCCAAGGTTTCCGTCATTCAACTTGACGGCAACGAAAGCGCCGATTATTGCCGCCAACTTGGTGCGTGGCGTTTGGTCAAGAAGTTGCGCGTCGGCGAGGACTTTGACGTGACGCGGGTCAAAACCTACCCCGTCGCGGCTGTGCTTCTCGAGGGCGAATCAACGGAAGGACAGGGCGGGCGGCTTTTTGACTGGCGTTTGGCGGCGGCAGCCAAACAATATGCTCGGGTTATTTTGTCTGGCGGTTTGACGAGCGAAAACGTCGCTGCCGCCATCCGCACGGTCAAACCCTACGCTGTCAACGTGCGTGAAGGCGTTGAGTCCACGCCGGGCCGCAAAGACCGCATCAAGTTGCAGACCTTCATGCTCGAAGTCGAACGAGGCAAACAGGAGGCGGCCAAATCCACGACGGGACGCCTGCCGCGCCTTGTCTAG